Proteins from a genomic interval of Nostoc sp. TCL240-02:
- the crtO gene encoding beta-carotene ketolase CrtO: MQEYDVVLIGAGHNGLVCAAYLLKAGYSVLLLEKRSVPGGAATTEECLPQEAPGFKFNLCAIDHEFIHLGPVVEELELEKYGLHYLECDPVVFCPHPDGKYFLGHKSLEKTCAEIARYNERDAKKYAEFVDFWQRAIGAMIPMFNAPPKSIIDIVGNYDIKKIKDLFSVIGSPNKTLDFIRTMLTSAEDLLNEWFDEEFLKAPLARLASELGAPPSQKTLAIGAIMMAMRHNPGMARPRGGTGALVQALVNLVTSKGGVILTDQHVEKVLIDDGKAVGVRVAGGKEYRAKYGVISNIDAKRLFLQMTDKSDVDGADPDLWERLERRIVNNNETILKIDLALDEPLRFPHHAHKDEYLVGSILIADSVAHVEQAHSKCTLGEIPDADPSMYVVMPSYLDPTLAPPGKHTVWIEYFAPYQIAGAEGTGLKGTGWTDELKNKVADRVVDKLADYAPNVKNATIARRVESPAELGERLGAYKGNYYHVDMTLDQMIFFRPLPEIANYKTPIDNLFLTGAGTHPGGSISGMPGRNCARAFLQAKHPISQTLKDARDSIKSTVESVFGIN; the protein is encoded by the coding sequence ATGCAAGAGTATGATGTTGTGCTGATCGGTGCTGGACACAATGGGTTAGTTTGTGCGGCTTACTTGTTGAAAGCTGGTTATAGCGTTCTGTTATTGGAAAAGCGTTCTGTTCCAGGTGGTGCAGCAACAACTGAAGAATGTTTGCCGCAAGAGGCTCCTGGATTTAAATTTAACTTGTGCGCTATTGACCATGAATTTATTCACTTGGGGCCGGTTGTTGAAGAATTAGAACTAGAAAAATATGGCTTGCATTATTTGGAGTGCGATCCAGTTGTTTTCTGTCCTCATCCTGATGGCAAGTATTTCTTAGGGCATAAGTCGTTAGAAAAAACTTGTGCAGAAATTGCTCGTTATAACGAACGTGATGCCAAAAAATACGCAGAATTTGTAGATTTTTGGCAGCGAGCGATCGGTGCAATGATTCCCATGTTTAATGCACCGCCAAAGTCAATTATAGATATTGTTGGCAACTACGATATCAAAAAAATCAAAGATTTATTTTCGGTTATTGGTTCTCCAAACAAAACGCTGGATTTTATTCGCACTATGTTAACCAGCGCTGAAGATTTACTTAACGAGTGGTTTGATGAAGAATTTCTAAAAGCGCCACTAGCCAGATTAGCATCAGAACTTGGTGCGCCACCATCGCAAAAAACCCTTGCCATTGGTGCAATTATGATGGCGATGCGTCATAACCCTGGCATGGCCAGACCTCGCGGCGGAACTGGCGCATTAGTGCAAGCTTTGGTGAATTTAGTCACAAGTAAAGGTGGGGTTATTCTCACAGATCAGCATGTTGAAAAAGTTTTAATTGATGATGGTAAAGCTGTTGGTGTGCGGGTTGCTGGTGGTAAAGAATATCGCGCCAAATACGGGGTTATATCTAATATTGATGCCAAGCGATTGTTCTTACAAATGACTGATAAAAGCGATGTTGATGGAGCCGACCCTGATTTATGGGAAAGGTTAGAACGCCGCATCGTTAACAATAACGAAACCATCCTCAAGATAGACTTAGCTTTAGATGAACCACTGCGCTTTCCGCACCACGCTCACAAAGACGAATATCTCGTCGGTTCTATCTTAATTGCTGATTCCGTGGCTCATGTAGAACAGGCTCATAGTAAATGTACTTTGGGAGAAATTCCTGATGCTGACCCATCAATGTATGTGGTCATGCCTAGTTATTTAGATCCAACATTAGCACCACCAGGTAAGCACACTGTATGGATTGAGTATTTTGCCCCTTATCAAATTGCTGGTGCAGAAGGCACTGGTTTAAAAGGTACTGGATGGACAGATGAATTGAAAAATAAAGTTGCAGATAGAGTGGTTGATAAGTTGGCAGACTATGCACCAAATGTCAAAAATGCAACTATCGCCCGTCGTGTAGAAAGTCCAGCAGAACTAGGAGAAAGATTAGGTGCATACAAAGGGAATTATTACCATGTTGACATGACTTTAGATCAGATGATATTTTTCCGTCCCTTACCAGAAATAGCCAACTATAAAACGCCAATTGATAATCTATTTTTGACTGGTGCTGGTACTCATCCAGGTGGTTCGATTTCAGGAATGCCGGGACGCAATTGTGCCCGCGCCTTTTTACAGGCAAAACATCCTATTAGCCAAACCTTAAAGGATGCAAGAGATTCGATTAAGTCAACTGTCGAGTCAGTGTTTGGAATTAATTAG
- a CDS encoding DUF2993 domain-containing protein — translation MPDEHRLEEQFLSQEAERRISEKLDEAEKIEIDVQTDLLKIIQGQADGVSVVGQGLVIKENIRVQEIHLQTDSIAINPFSALFGQIELNQPVNTIARIILTETDINRTLASDFVNSQMQDFDLDVDGKIVSFEAQKIEIFLPGDGKIESRGRVLLKEKGNTRVLGYTAIACPRTHSQPAMLESFNCTEGGGISIEVVTALMQKAKELMNIPYFKWEDMVFHIKDIKVGIGSLILMVETQVKQIPSSSILPSS, via the coding sequence ATGCCTGATGAACATCGGTTGGAGGAACAATTTTTATCCCAGGAAGCTGAAAGAAGAATATCCGAAAAGCTAGATGAAGCAGAAAAAATAGAAATAGATGTACAAACCGATCTGTTGAAAATAATTCAGGGACAAGCGGATGGAGTTTCGGTTGTAGGACAAGGATTAGTAATTAAAGAAAATATTCGCGTACAAGAAATACATCTGCAAACAGATAGTATTGCAATCAACCCTTTCAGCGCTCTTTTTGGTCAAATAGAACTCAATCAACCAGTCAATACCATAGCTCGTATTATACTTACAGAAACAGATATTAACCGCACCTTGGCATCAGATTTTGTTAACAGCCAGATGCAAGATTTTGATTTGGATGTAGATGGCAAAATTGTGAGTTTTGAGGCCCAAAAAATTGAAATATTTTTACCTGGTGATGGCAAAATAGAATCTAGGGGAAGAGTGCTATTAAAGGAAAAGGGGAATACTCGCGTTTTGGGTTACACTGCGATCGCATGTCCACGGACTCATTCACAACCGGCGATGCTGGAGAGTTTTAACTGCACTGAGGGAGGAGGAATTTCCATAGAAGTAGTTACAGCTTTAATGCAGAAAGCAAAAGAATTGATGAATATACCATATTTTAAATGGGAAGATATGGTGTTTCATATTAAAGATATAAAAGTAGGAATTGGTAGTTTAATACTGATGGTAGAAACACAAGTGAAGCAAATACCATCATCCTCAATTTTACCATCTTCTTAA
- a CDS encoding peptidoglycan-binding domain-containing protein yields the protein MEYLAYSHMFIAQEEASGNTKYNLPKSQLNGKEPLKSSNIVIAEKQASANSKTKFNWKKLLKSSAWLALAGVGVLLIAATQIQISSAAYVKTNGSCLRIRTGPSTNYSYIDCVSNGATLPAIERYENGFARLSTGRYVYARWVADRPNNPPVTSKPGGVGGSVILTRGSRGQLVRDVQTALGNLRVDGIYGQETVNQVRTFQTSKGLLVDGTVGPETRAALGI from the coding sequence ATGGAATATCTTGCTTATTCTCACATGTTTATTGCTCAAGAAGAGGCATCTGGAAACACCAAATATAATCTCCCTAAATCTCAATTAAATGGGAAAGAACCTCTTAAATCTTCTAACATAGTTATTGCTGAAAAACAGGCATCTGCAAACAGCAAAACTAAGTTCAATTGGAAAAAACTACTTAAATCTTCAGCTTGGTTAGCTTTAGCTGGTGTTGGTGTATTACTTATTGCTGCTACCCAAATTCAAATAAGTTCAGCTGCTTATGTAAAGACTAACGGCAGTTGTTTACGTATCCGTACAGGCCCAAGCACTAACTACTCTTATATTGATTGTGTATCAAATGGTGCAACACTTCCAGCGATTGAGAGGTATGAAAACGGTTTTGCTCGGCTTTCTACGGGTAGATATGTTTATGCCCGATGGGTTGCTGATAGACCTAACAACCCTCCTGTAACTAGTAAACCTGGTGGCGTTGGCGGTTCAGTCATTCTTACCCGTGGTTCTAGAGGTCAGCTTGTAAGAGACGTTCAGACAGCTTTAGGTAATCTTAGAGTTGATGGAATTTACGGTCAAGAAACTGTTAACCAAGTCCGAACCTTTCAGACAAGTAAAGGTCTACTTGTAGATGGTACAGTCGGGCCCGAAACTAGAGCAGCTCTAGGTATTTAA